Below is a window of Streptomyces sp. ITFR-16 DNA.
CGCCCTCGACCTTGAGGTGCACCTCGCAGCCCGTGCGCTCGGAAAGGACCTGAGCGGGTACGAGCGGCGTACCGCCCTCACGGAGCGTGACGACGGGCGTCGTGCTCGTGACCGGGAGACGGTCCCGGTACTCCTCGATGATGCCGCGCCACTGGTGGGTGCCCTTGGTGGTCATGGGTCCTTACTCCCCTTCAACACGCATGATGCTGGCGACACCGCGCACGGTGTCGAGCTTGCGCAGCGCCTCGACGGTCCCGGAGAGGGCGGCATCGGGCGCGCGGTGGGTGACGACGACGAGCGAAGCCTCGCCGCTGCCGCCCACCCGTCGCCCGCCGCCACCCTGCTCGGCACCGGCTTCGTCGCCGCTGGCTGAATTTCGACCTTGCTGGCGGACCGTATCGATCGATACGTCCTGTTCGGCGAAGACCGTCGCTACCTGGGCGAGCACGCCCGGCTTGTCGGCCACGTCGAGGCTGATGTGGTACCGCGTGACGACCTCGCCCATGGGGCTCACCGGCAGACGCGTGTACGCGGACTCACCGGGGCCGGGAGCCTCGTTGAGCTTGTTGCGGCAGACCGCGACGAGGTCGCCGAGTACCGCGGAGGCGGTCGGCGCGCCACCGGCGCCGGGGCCGTAGAACATCAGCTGCCCGGCGGCCTCGGCCTCGACGAACACCGCGTTGTACGCCTCGCGCACGGAGGCCAGCGGGTGGCTGAGCGGGATCATCGCGGGGTGCACGCGGGCGGTGACGGACGCGCCGTCGGCGGCGCGCTCGCAGATGGCGAGGAGCTTGACGGTGCAGCCCATCCGGGATGCGGAGGCGATGTCGGCGGCGGTGACCTCGGTGATGCCCTCGCGGTGCACGTCGCCGATCTTCACCCGGGTGTGGAAGGCGATGCCGGCCAGGATCGCGGCCTTGGCGGCGGCGTCGAAGCCCTCCACGTCGGCGGTGGGGTCCGCCTCGGCGTACCCGAGCGCGGTGGCCTCGTCGAGCGCCTCGGAGTAGCCGGCGCCGCTGGTGTCCATCTTGTCGAGGATGAAGTTGGTGGTGCCGTTGACGATGCCCAGGACCCGGTTGACCTTGTCGCCGGCGAGGGACTCGCGCAGCGGGCGTACGAGCGGGATGGCACCGGCCACGGCGGCCTCGTAGTAGAGGTCCCGGCCGTGCTGCTCGGCGGCGGCGTGCAGGGCGGCGCCGTCCTCGGCGAGCAGGGCCTTGTTGGCGGAGACGACGCTCGCGCCATGCTCGAAGGCGGTCCTGATGAGCGTACGGGCGGGCTCGATGCCCCCGATGACCTCGATGACGACGTCGATGTCGCCCCGTTTGACCAGGGCGGTCGCGTCCGTGGTGATCAGTGCGGGGTCGATGCCCTCGCGCACCTTGGAGGGCCGGCGCACGGCGACACCGGCGAGCTCCACCGGCGCGCCGATGCGCGCGGCGAGGTCGTCGGCGTGCGTCGTCATGATGCGCGCCACCTCTGAGCCGACCACTCCACAGCCCAGCAGCGCCACCTTCAGCGGACGCGTACGCATCATCCGACCTCGTTTCCTTTACATCTGATGTGTGGACCAGTCTCACTCACCGGACGGGTGTTCCTGCCACCCGTCCGGATCCTGAGATGTTTACGGGGGTCCGGGGGTGTTGTCCCGGAAATACGGCATCAGCCGACATCGAGACGCAGAAGATCTTCCTCCGTCTCGCGCCGGACGATGACCCGCGCCCGTCCGTCGCGCACCGCGACGACGGGCGGGCGCAGGGCGTGGTTGTAGTTGCTCGCCATGGAGCGGCAGTACGCGCCGGTGGCGGGCACGGCGATCAGGTCGCCGGGGGCCAGGTCGGACGGCAGGAAGGCGTCCTTGACCACGATGTCGCCGCTCTCGCAGTGCTTGCCGACGACCCGGACGAGCATCGGCTCGGCGTCCGAGGTCCGCGAGACGAGCGCGACGCTGTACTCGGCGTCGTACAGCGCGGTGCGGATGTTGTCCGACATCCCGCCGTCCACGCTGACGTACGTCCGCAGCCCCTCCAGGGGCTTGATCGTGCCGACCTCGTACAGCGTGAAGGCGGTCGGGCCGACGATGGCGCGGCCCGGCTCGACGGAGATCCGGGGGGTGGCGAGCCCGGCGGCCTCGCACTCGCGGGTCACGATGTCGCCGAGCGCCTTGGCGATCTCGTGCGGCTCGCGGGGGTCGTCCTCGGAGGTGTACGCGATGCCGAGGCCGCCGCCGAGGTCGATCTCGGGCAGTTCGACGCCGTGCTCGTCGCGCACCTCGGCGAGCAGCTGCACCACGCGCCGGGCCGAGACCTCGAAGCCGGCCATGTCGAAGATCTGCGAGCCGATGTGCGAGTGGATCCCGATGAGTTCGAGCCCGTCGAGCGTGAGCGCCCGGCGCACGGCCTCGGCCGCCTGTCCCCCGGCCAGCGCGATGCCGAACTTCTGGTCTTCGTGCGCGGTGGCGATGAACTCGTGGGTGTGCGCCTCGACACCGACGGTGACCCGGATCTGCACGGGCTGGCGCCGGCCCAGCCGCTGCGCGATGTGGGCGACGCGGACGATCTCCTGGAAGGAGTCGAGGACGATCCGTCCGACACCCGCCGAGACAGCCCGCTCGATCTCCTCGACCGTCTTGTTGTTGCCGTGGAAGGCGATGCGCTCGGCGGGCATCCCCGCGTCCAGCGCGGTGGTCAGCTCGCCGCCGGAGCAGACGTCGAGGTTGAGCCCCTCCTCCTTCAGCCAGCGCACGACCGCCCGGGAGAGGAACGCCTTCCCGGCGTAGAAGACATCGGCGCCCGGTCCGAAGGCATCGGACCAGGCGCGGCACCGGGCGCGGAAGTCGGCCTCGTCGAGGAAGTAGGCGGGGGTGCCGAACTCCTCGGCGAGCCGGGCGACTTCGATGCCGCCGACGGTCAGCGCGCCGTGTTCGTCGCGGGTGACGGTACGGGACCAGACCTTCTCGTCGAGGACGTTGAGGTCCTCGGCGGGGGCGGTGTAGTGGCCCTCCGACATGACGTCGGCGTGGCGGGGCCCGGCGGGGTGTGCGGATCGGCTCATCGTGTTGCTCTCTCGGGTCTCTCAGAGGTGTCGGGGCGCGCTGACGCCGAGCAGGGACAGGCCACCGGCCAGCACCGTCCCGGCGGCCTCGGCGAGGGCCAGCCGGGAGCGGTGGGCGGCCGAGGGTTTCTCGTCCCCCGGGGGGAGCGTCGGTACGGAGTCGTGGAAGTCGAAGAAGGCCAGCGCGACCGCTTCGAGGTGCCGGGCGAGCCGGTCGGGTGCGCGGTGGTGCGCGGCGGCGACGAGGACGGCGGGGTGGTCGCCGATGAGGGCGAGGAGCGCGGGCGCCCCGGCCCCGGTGAGGTCTTCGATGTCCCTGCCGGTGGCGGCGGTGAAGCCGAGCCGTTCGGCGCCGCGGCCGAGGGCGAGGGCGCGGGAGTGGGCGTAGCGGACCCGGAAGAGCGCGTTGGCCTCGCCCTGGACGAGGAGGTCGTCACCGAGGGGGGCCCGGTCGTGGCCGGCCGGCCGCAGCAGCCCCCAGCGGGTGGCGTCGGCCCCGAGCCGGTCCAGCAGCTCGCCGGCGGTGGCCCCGGCCGGGACGGGCCGTATCTCCGTCAGGGGGGTGGGCGGCCGCCCCTCGGCGTCGACGCTCACGCCCAGCCGCGCCCAGTCCGGGTCGGCCGCCTCGTCGCAGCTGATCCGTACGGGCGCGCCCTGGGCCCGTACGAGCCGGCGCACGGCGTCCGCGGTGACGGCGGCGCGGACCTCGCGGGGATGGCTGAATTGCAGCGGGTGCCCGGCGAGCGCGTCGCTGTGTCCGTAGCGCGGTCCCCGCTCCCGTACGTCGTGGAGGAGGGCGCGGTGCGCGGCGGTGTCGGCGGAGGCGTCGAGCGTGAAGTTGAGGAACCCGGGGCCGGTGATCTCGACCCGCCCGATCCCGGGGGCACCGGCGATCCGGTCCCGCAGGATTTCGGCCACTTCCCGGCCGGTGAGTGCGGCGGGTCCGGCCAGCTGGAGGGCGACCGCGCTGGCGTAGTCGCCCCGCCCGCCGGGGCGTGTCCTCTCCACTCGCACGCGCGCGGGCACGGGCGCGCGCAAAACGTTCTCATGGACCGCGCGGCGCACGGCGTGCAGCACGGTCGTGGAGAGATCGACGGGGGTCACGGGACAAGCGTATGGGAGGGAGGGGGGCGTTTCGCGAACCGGTTTCGCCATACGGTCAGCCGGCGGCGCTCTCCGCCCGCCCGGCGCCCTGCCTGCCGTCGAGTACGGGCGGCCGCCCGCGCTCCATCAACTGCCGCACGAGCCGCACCAGCTCGCTCGGCTCGAAGGGCTTCGCGAGGAAGGCGTCGACCCCCGCCGCGACACCGTTGTCCACCTCGTACGGCGTGCAGGCGCTGATGATCGCCAGCGGCAGATGGCCGGTCCGGGGATCGGAGCGCAGTCTGGTGGCCGTCTGCAGACCGTCCAGCCGGGGCATGACGACATCGAGAGTGATCACATCGGGCTGCACCCGGTGCACCAGATCCAGACACTCGACACCATCGGCCGCGGTCACGACCTCGAAGCCCTCCAGCTCGAGATTGACCCTGATCAACTGCCGGATGACCTTGTTGTCGTCGACAACAAGCACACGGCCGCACGCGCCTGACACCCTTCGAGAGTAGGCGGGCAGAAGTGGCCGCGTCCGGCTTTTGCCCACTTCCGTCCCCGGACGGGTGGTGGTGGAGGGTGGCCGGATGTGCGTGCGAACGGCCGGGGCGGGGTGCAAAGTGCGCGCCCCGCGCACACGCAAAAAGGCTCTGGCCAGCATTTCTGCTGGCCAGAGTCTCTGATTCCGGAAGTGCCCCCGGCAGGATTCGAACCTGCGCACCCGGCTCCGGAGGCCGATGCTCTATCCCCTGAGCTACGGGGGCGTATCGCTGTCTTGCTTGGCGACGGGTGAAACACTACCAGCTTCCACGGGGTGTCCGTGAACAGGTATTTCCGCGTCGCCGCGGCAGGCGCGACGACGGGCGGGGGCCGGTCCGGCCGCCCCGCCCGCCCCCGCCGCGCGCCTGCGGTCAGGACAACGTCAGTCCCGGGGCCGGGTAGCCGTCCATCAGGGCCTTCACCTCGGTGCGGACCTTCGTGACGGCGGACTCGTCGCCGGTGCGGGTGGCGGTGACCACGCGGTCGATCCAGTCCGCGACCGCGGCCATCTCCGAGGCGGGGACGCCGCGGGAGGTCAGGGCGGGGGTGCCGATGCGGATGCCGGAGGGGTCGAAGGGCTTGCGGGGGTCGTAGGGGACGGTGTTGTAGTTGACGACGATGCCGGCCCGGTCGAGGGCCTTGGCCGCCGTCTTGCCGGGGACGTCCTTGCTCGTGAGGTCGATGAGCAGCAGATGGTTGTCGGTGCCGCCGGAGACGAGGTCGAAGCCTCGGGCCGCGAGTTCCTCGCCCAGCGCGCGGGCGTTGGCCACCACCGCGTGGGCGTAGGTACGGAAGTCCGGCGCGGCGGCCTCGCGGAGTGCGACGCCGATGGCCGCCGTGGTGTGGTTGTGCGGGCCGCCCTGGAGTCCGGGGAAGACGGCGCGGTCGAGGGCGCGGGCGTGCTCGGCGCGGCTCAGCAGCATCGCGCCGCGCGGGCCGCGCAGGGTCTTGTGCGTGGTGGTGGAGACGACGTCCACGTGCGGGGCGGGCGAGGGGTGTGCGCCGCCGGCGATCAGGCCGGCGATGTGCGCGATGTCCGCGACCAGGACCGCGCCCACCTCCCGGGCGATCGAGGCGAAGCCCGCGAAGTCTATCTCGCGGGGGACGGCGGTGCCGCCGCAGAAGATCAGCTTGGGCCGCTCGGCGAGTGCCAGGTCGCGGACCTCGTCCAGGTCGATACGGCCGGTGTCGCGGCGCACGCCGTACTGCACGCCGTTGAACCAGGTGCCGGTGGCGGAGACGCCCCAGCCGTGGGTGAGGTGGCCGCCCATGGGGAGCGACATCCCGAGCACCGTGTCGCCGGGCTTGAGGAAGGCCAGGTAGACGGCGAGGTTGGCCGGGGAGCCGGAGTAGGGCTGCACATTGGCGTGGTCCATGCCGAAGAGCGCCTTGGCGCGTTCGGCGGTCAGCGTCTCGACCTGGTCGATGATCTGCTGGCCCTCGTAGTACCGCTTGCCGGGGTAGCCCTCGGAGTACTTGTTCTGGAGCACGGTGCCGGACGCTTCGAGCACGGCGGCGGAGACGTAGTTCTCGCTGGGGATCAGGCGCAGGGTGTCGGCCTGGAGCTGTTCCTCGGCGGCCACCAGCGCGGCGAGCTCCGGATCGGCTGCCGCCAGGGCGGGGTGGCGGGGGTGCGAGGGTACGGACGCGGTCACGGGATCCTCCCGGGTCGGTCGCATTGCTGCGGCGTGGACCCGGATGCCCAGGCGGACGGCTCTCCGGCGATGACGCCCCCGGGCACGCCCGGGGTGTGCCGCTCCCTCGTGGTCGATTCCACTGAGCACCCCGGCAGGGGCGCGCGCCAGTCGCGGCGTCTCGCACTTTACCGGGTGACGCGTGCGCGGGCGCGGGTTCGCGCGGCCGGGCGTCAACTTCCGTCCAGGTTATTGCCCCTTCGCGGAAGCGTGGGCGGGAAGCGATGCGGGCAGATTGTCCGGGACGAACGTGGGCTCGACGGTTGGGGGGACCGATGGAGTCGGGGGATCAGTGGCCGCGCGGGGATGCGGCGGCGGGAGGCGGTGCGTCCGCAGGGGGCGGGGCGAACGGCGCGGTGCCGCCCGTGCCCGCGTACGCGCCGTCGGCGGGAGAGCCGGCGGACAGACCGCCGCCGTGGCCGCCGGCGGGACCGCCAGGACCGCCGCCGGGTGCGTCGTACGGCCCGCCGGAGGTGCCTGCCGGTCCGCCGGCGGGACCGCCACCGCCCGGGTCGGTGCTGCGGGCGGTGGCGGTCGCGCTGCTCAATCTCACGGGTCTCGGGCTGGGTTATGTCCTGATACGGCGGTGGTTCCGGGCGCTCCTGTGCTGGGCGGCGACCGGCTGGCTGCTGTTCGCGGCGCTGCCCGCCGATCCGGACGGGGTGCCCGGCGGCCTGGTCACCGGGTATCTCGTGGTGCTGGCCGCTGCCGCCGCCGACGGGGCGTGGGCGGCCCGGCGCACACCGGTGGGCGGATCGTGGCGGCCGGTGGTGGCCGCCGCCGTGGGGCTTCTGCTGCTGGCCGTGCCGGCCGGCGGCGCGGTGTACTACGGCTCCGCGCGGGACGAGGCGGTCGAGCGGATGCTGCTCGACCGGCTCGACGAGGGCGACCGGGCGGTCGAGACGGCGTCGGCGAAGCCCTTCGGGGCGGGCCGGGAGGACTACCGCGCGGCGCTCGCCGTCTATCGCGAGCTCGGTGAGGACCATGCCGGATCGCGGGCGGGGAAGCTCGTGCCGGGCCGGCTGGACGCGTACTACCGGGCCGTGGCGGCGCCGTACCGGGAGAAGAAGCACTGCGAGGCGATCGAGCCGCTGACCTATCTGCGCTCGGTGCCGGACTCGATCGACCCGGGACTGCTGGGCGACCTGGTCCGATATCCCGACGAGCCGCTGGCCGATTCGATGTACGCGTGCGGGGTCTCGCAGTTGCGGGACGCCTCGGCAGGGTCGAGCGGCGGGGCGCTGAGCGAGCTGCTGCGGACCTTCCCCGAGTCGCCGCAGGCCGGGAAGGTCGGGCCCGCCGTCTCGAAGGAGATCTCCTCGCGTACGGCGGCGGTGCGCGGCGGCAGTCCGTGCACGGCCACCGAGGCGCTGCGCCGACTGCGCACGACGACCGCCGCGTTGCCGGACAGGAAGGTGGCGGCGCTGGCCAAGGACACCGACGGGGGCATCAGGAACGGCGTCTATGCCTGCGGGCTCGACGAGTTCAAGGACAAGCAGTTCGGTGAGGCCCGCAAGACGCTGACCGGGTTCGCCGACACGTACAGGAACGACAAGCGCCGGGCGCGGGCCCGGGACGTCGCGATCGCCGCCGAGATAGCCGACACCCGGGCGGCGGCCGGGAAGCGGCTGCCTCCCGAACACGCGCCGGGCGGCTCCCGGATGGAGCTCGTCATCTCCAACGACGCCCCGGACGGGGTGGAGGTGCTGTACACCGGGCCGGTCACGGGCCGCGTCGACATCAGGGGCTGCGGGAGCTGCACGGCGTACTCGTGGACGGCGGGGGCGCTGCGGGCCTGCAAGGACACCGGGAAGAACTATCCCCACGCGACGCTGCGGCTGCCTGCCGGGGAGTACCACTTCCTGTACAAGCACCGCGGGAGCACGGG
It encodes the following:
- a CDS encoding homoserine dehydrogenase; translated protein: MMRTRPLKVALLGCGVVGSEVARIMTTHADDLAARIGAPVELAGVAVRRPSKVREGIDPALITTDATALVKRGDIDVVIEVIGGIEPARTLIRTAFEHGASVVSANKALLAEDGAALHAAAEQHGRDLYYEAAVAGAIPLVRPLRESLAGDKVNRVLGIVNGTTNFILDKMDTSGAGYSEALDEATALGYAEADPTADVEGFDAAAKAAILAGIAFHTRVKIGDVHREGITEVTAADIASASRMGCTVKLLAICERAADGASVTARVHPAMIPLSHPLASVREAYNAVFVEAEAAGQLMFYGPGAGGAPTASAVLGDLVAVCRNKLNEAPGPGESAYTRLPVSPMGEVVTRYHISLDVADKPGVLAQVATVFAEQDVSIDTVRQQGRNSASGDEAGAEQGGGGRRVGGSGEASLVVVTHRAPDAALSGTVEALRKLDTVRGVASIMRVEGE
- the lysA gene encoding diaminopimelate decarboxylase, with translation MSRSAHPAGPRHADVMSEGHYTAPAEDLNVLDEKVWSRTVTRDEHGALTVGGIEVARLAEEFGTPAYFLDEADFRARCRAWSDAFGPGADVFYAGKAFLSRAVVRWLKEEGLNLDVCSGGELTTALDAGMPAERIAFHGNNKTVEEIERAVSAGVGRIVLDSFQEIVRVAHIAQRLGRRQPVQIRVTVGVEAHTHEFIATAHEDQKFGIALAGGQAAEAVRRALTLDGLELIGIHSHIGSQIFDMAGFEVSARRVVQLLAEVRDEHGVELPEIDLGGGLGIAYTSEDDPREPHEIAKALGDIVTRECEAAGLATPRISVEPGRAIVGPTAFTLYEVGTIKPLEGLRTYVSVDGGMSDNIRTALYDAEYSVALVSRTSDAEPMLVRVVGKHCESGDIVVKDAFLPSDLAPGDLIAVPATGAYCRSMASNYNHALRPPVVAVRDGRARVIVRRETEEDLLRLDVG
- the nrtL gene encoding ArgS-related anticodon-binding protein NrtL, whose translation is MTPVDLSTTVLHAVRRAVHENVLRAPVPARVRVERTRPGGRGDYASAVALQLAGPAALTGREVAEILRDRIAGAPGIGRVEITGPGFLNFTLDASADTAAHRALLHDVRERGPRYGHSDALAGHPLQFSHPREVRAAVTADAVRRLVRAQGAPVRISCDEAADPDWARLGVSVDAEGRPPTPLTEIRPVPAGATAGELLDRLGADATRWGLLRPAGHDRAPLGDDLLVQGEANALFRVRYAHSRALALGRGAERLGFTAATGRDIEDLTGAGAPALLALIGDHPAVLVAAAHHRAPDRLARHLEAVALAFFDFHDSVPTLPPGDEKPSAAHRSRLALAEAAGTVLAGGLSLLGVSAPRHL
- a CDS encoding response regulator; translated protein: MLVVDDNKVIRQLIRVNLELEGFEVVTAADGVECLDLVHRVQPDVITLDVVMPRLDGLQTATRLRSDPRTGHLPLAIISACTPYEVDNGVAAGVDAFLAKPFEPSELVRLVRQLMERGRPPVLDGRQGAGRAESAAG
- the glyA gene encoding serine hydroxymethyltransferase encodes the protein MTASVPSHPRHPALAAADPELAALVAAEEQLQADTLRLIPSENYVSAAVLEASGTVLQNKYSEGYPGKRYYEGQQIIDQVETLTAERAKALFGMDHANVQPYSGSPANLAVYLAFLKPGDTVLGMSLPMGGHLTHGWGVSATGTWFNGVQYGVRRDTGRIDLDEVRDLALAERPKLIFCGGTAVPREIDFAGFASIAREVGAVLVADIAHIAGLIAGGAHPSPAPHVDVVSTTTHKTLRGPRGAMLLSRAEHARALDRAVFPGLQGGPHNHTTAAIGVALREAAAPDFRTYAHAVVANARALGEELAARGFDLVSGGTDNHLLLIDLTSKDVPGKTAAKALDRAGIVVNYNTVPYDPRKPFDPSGIRIGTPALTSRGVPASEMAAVADWIDRVVTATRTGDESAVTKVRTEVKALMDGYPAPGLTLS